In Isoptericola jiangsuensis, the following proteins share a genomic window:
- the tal gene encoding transaldolase, protein MTQPTVPGPVEDLTRAGVSVWLDDLSRERLRSGNLAELVATRGVVGVTTNPTIFAGALAGGDAYDDALAELSGTDVEDAVERITTDDVRQAADVLRPVYDATGTVDGRVSIEVDPRLARDTAATVATAQRLWATVDRPNVMIKIPATVEGLPAITAVLAQGISVNVTLIFSIERYRAVMDAFLAGLEQARENGHDLAPIGSVASFFVSRVDAAVDAALDDVGTPEALALRGTAAIANARLAYAAAGEVFASERWQALAAAGAHPQRPLWASTGVKNPDYPDTLYVTELVAPGVVNTMPQGTLDAVADHGEITGDTVTGRADEATATLAAVEAQGVSIAEVTTRLEDEGVTKFEVSWDELLTTTKAGLDAAGA, encoded by the coding sequence ATGACGCAGCCCACCGTCCCCGGACCCGTCGAGGACCTGACCCGAGCAGGGGTCTCCGTGTGGCTCGACGACCTGTCGCGCGAGCGCCTGCGCTCCGGCAACCTCGCCGAGCTCGTCGCCACCCGCGGCGTCGTCGGCGTGACGACGAACCCCACCATCTTCGCGGGCGCGCTCGCCGGCGGCGACGCCTACGACGACGCCCTGGCCGAGCTCTCCGGCACCGACGTCGAGGACGCCGTCGAGCGCATCACCACCGACGACGTCCGGCAGGCCGCCGACGTCCTGCGCCCCGTCTACGACGCGACCGGCACCGTGGACGGCCGGGTCTCGATCGAGGTCGACCCGCGACTGGCGCGCGACACCGCCGCGACCGTGGCCACCGCGCAGCGGCTCTGGGCCACCGTCGACCGGCCGAACGTCATGATCAAGATCCCCGCCACGGTCGAGGGGCTGCCCGCGATCACGGCGGTCCTCGCCCAGGGGATCAGCGTCAACGTCACCCTCATCTTCTCCATCGAGCGGTACCGCGCCGTCATGGACGCGTTCCTCGCGGGCCTGGAGCAGGCGCGGGAGAACGGGCACGACCTCGCCCCGATCGGCTCGGTCGCGTCGTTCTTCGTGTCCCGGGTCGACGCCGCGGTCGACGCGGCGCTGGACGACGTCGGCACCCCGGAGGCGCTCGCCCTGCGCGGCACCGCGGCGATCGCGAACGCCCGCCTCGCCTACGCCGCCGCGGGCGAGGTCTTCGCCTCCGAGCGCTGGCAGGCCCTCGCCGCCGCAGGCGCCCACCCCCAGCGACCGCTGTGGGCCTCGACCGGGGTCAAGAACCCCGACTACCCGGACACCCTGTACGTCACGGAGCTCGTCGCCCCGGGCGTGGTCAACACCATGCCGCAGGGCACGCTCGACGCCGTGGCCGACCACGGCGAGATCACCGGTGACACCGTCACGGGCCGCGCCGACGAGGCGACCGCCACGCTCGCCGCCGTGGAGGCGCAGGGCGTCTCGATCGCGGAGGTCACGACGCGGCTCGAGGACGAGGGCGTCACCAAGTTCGAGGTCAGCTGGGACGAGCTCCTCACCACGACCAAGGCCGGCCTCGACGCCGCCGGCGCCTGA
- the tkt gene encoding transketolase, with translation MNAFDPELTPLEWTDLDTRAVSSIKALAADAVEKVGNGHPGTAISLAPAAYLLFQKTMRHDPADPHWVGRDRFVLSAGHSSLTLYLQLFLAGYGMEMDDIAALRTWGSQTPGHPEFRHTRGVEITTGPLGQGLASAVGMAYASRRERGLLDPDAAPGTSPFDHHVYVIASDGDLQEGVTSEASSLAGTQQLGNLVVIWDDNKISIEDDTEIAFTEDVLARYAAYGWHTQRVDWTGGGTGYAEDVEGLAAALDAARAETGKPSIIALRTIIGWPSPTKQNTGGIHGSAMGADEVAGLKTALGLDPQATFAIDDEVLAHTRAVAQHQSAQREAWDTAFDAWRTASPAGAALLERLTARELPEDWADALPEFEASAKGVATRAASGKVLSALADVLPELWGGSADLAGSNNTTMDGAESFIPVEHATKKFPGNPYGRTLHFGIREHAMGSILNGIVLHGLTRPYGGTFLQFSDYMRASVRLAALMEIPTTFVWTHDSIGLGEDGPTHQPVEHLAALRAIPGLDVVRPADANETAWAWRGIIENTSNPAGIILTRQNVPTFPRGTEGYAGAEGTLKGGYTLLDTDGTPDVVLVGTGSEVQLAVEARDLLAADGIAARVVSLPSREWFDKQDAAYRESVLPPSVKARVSVEAGIAQGWRDIVGDAGRTVSLEHYGASADYQTLYREFGITAEAVAAAARESIAAARGGDTPGGPSAPTEGGAGDLA, from the coding sequence GTGAACGCGTTCGACCCCGAACTGACGCCCCTCGAGTGGACCGACCTCGACACGCGCGCGGTCAGCTCCATCAAGGCGCTGGCCGCCGACGCCGTCGAGAAGGTCGGCAACGGTCACCCCGGAACCGCCATCTCGCTCGCCCCCGCGGCGTACCTGCTGTTCCAGAAGACGATGCGGCACGACCCGGCGGACCCGCACTGGGTGGGCCGCGACCGGTTCGTGCTGTCGGCGGGCCACTCGTCCCTGACGCTGTACCTGCAGCTCTTCCTGGCGGGCTACGGCATGGAGATGGACGACATCGCCGCGCTGCGCACGTGGGGCTCGCAGACCCCCGGTCACCCCGAGTTCCGCCACACCCGGGGCGTGGAGATCACCACCGGCCCGCTCGGCCAGGGCCTGGCCAGCGCGGTGGGCATGGCCTACGCGTCGCGCCGCGAGCGGGGCCTGCTCGACCCCGACGCCGCGCCCGGCACGTCGCCGTTCGACCACCACGTGTACGTCATCGCCTCCGACGGCGACCTCCAGGAGGGCGTCACCTCCGAGGCGTCGTCGCTCGCCGGCACGCAGCAGCTCGGCAACCTCGTCGTGATCTGGGACGACAACAAGATCTCGATCGAGGACGACACCGAGATCGCGTTCACCGAGGACGTGCTGGCCCGGTACGCGGCGTACGGCTGGCACACCCAGCGCGTCGACTGGACCGGCGGCGGCACCGGCTACGCCGAGGACGTCGAGGGTCTCGCGGCCGCGCTGGACGCGGCCCGCGCCGAGACGGGCAAGCCGTCGATCATCGCGCTGCGGACCATCATCGGCTGGCCGTCGCCCACCAAGCAGAACACCGGTGGCATCCACGGCTCCGCGATGGGCGCCGACGAGGTCGCGGGCCTCAAGACCGCGCTCGGCCTCGACCCGCAGGCGACCTTCGCCATCGACGACGAGGTCCTCGCCCACACGCGCGCCGTCGCGCAGCACCAGTCCGCGCAGCGCGAGGCGTGGGACACCGCGTTCGACGCGTGGCGCACGGCCTCCCCCGCGGGCGCGGCGCTCCTGGAGCGCCTCACGGCCCGTGAGCTGCCCGAGGACTGGGCCGACGCCCTGCCCGAGTTCGAGGCCTCCGCCAAGGGCGTCGCGACGCGCGCCGCCTCCGGCAAGGTCCTCTCGGCCCTGGCGGACGTCCTGCCGGAGCTGTGGGGCGGGTCCGCCGACCTCGCGGGCTCGAACAACACCACGATGGACGGCGCCGAGTCGTTCATCCCGGTCGAGCACGCCACGAAGAAGTTCCCGGGCAACCCCTACGGCCGCACCCTGCACTTCGGGATCCGGGAGCACGCCATGGGCTCGATCCTCAACGGCATCGTGCTGCACGGCCTGACGCGCCCCTACGGCGGCACGTTCCTGCAGTTCTCGGACTACATGCGCGCCTCGGTCCGCCTGGCCGCGCTCATGGAGATCCCGACGACGTTCGTGTGGACGCACGACTCGATCGGTCTCGGCGAGGACGGCCCGACCCACCAGCCGGTCGAGCACCTGGCCGCGCTGCGCGCCATCCCCGGCCTCGACGTCGTGCGTCCCGCCGACGCCAACGAGACCGCGTGGGCCTGGCGCGGGATCATCGAGAACACCTCGAACCCGGCCGGCATCATCCTCACCCGCCAGAACGTCCCGACGTTCCCGCGCGGCACCGAGGGCTACGCCGGCGCCGAGGGCACCCTCAAGGGCGGTTACACGCTGCTCGACACGGACGGCACCCCCGACGTCGTCCTGGTCGGCACCGGCTCCGAGGTGCAGCTCGCCGTCGAGGCGCGCGACCTCCTCGCCGCGGACGGCATCGCCGCCCGCGTCGTGTCGCTGCCGAGCCGTGAGTGGTTCGACAAGCAGGACGCCGCGTACCGCGAGTCCGTGCTGCCGCCGTCGGTGAAGGCCCGTGTCTCGGTGGAGGCCGGCATCGCCCAGGGCTGGCGCGACATCGTCGGCGACGCCGGTCGGACCGTCTCGCTGGAGCACTACGGCGCGTCGGCCGACTACCAGACGCTCTACCGCGAGTTCGGCATCACCGCCGAGGCCGTCGCGGCCGCGGCGCGCGAGTCGATCGCCGCCGCGCGCGGCGGCGACACCCCGGGCGGTCCGTCCGCCCCGACCGAGGGTGGCGCGGGCGACCTCGCCTGA